A region of Streptomyces cinnamoneus DNA encodes the following proteins:
- a CDS encoding Rossmann-like and DUF2520 domain-containing protein, with the protein MNAHLSSEPVSPQDRPARLTVGVVGAGRVGPALAASLQLAGHRPVAVSGVSDASRRRAAALLPGVPVTTPAEVLARAELVLLTVPDDALPDLVAGLARTGAVRPGQLLVHTSGRHGTAVLDPATRAGGLPLALHPAMTFTGTPVDVQRLAGCSFGVTAPQELRLAAEALVIEMGGEPEWIEEAARPLYHAALALGANHLVTLVAQAMEVLRTAGVENPARMLGPLLGAALDNALRSGDAALTGPVARGDAGTVAAHITELRSHAPQAVAGYLAMARTTADRALAHGLLKPELAEDLLGVLADGGNQ; encoded by the coding sequence GTGAACGCACATCTTTCCTCCGAGCCCGTCAGCCCGCAGGACCGACCCGCCAGGCTCACCGTCGGCGTGGTCGGCGCCGGCCGCGTCGGGCCGGCACTGGCCGCGTCGCTGCAGCTCGCCGGGCACCGCCCGGTCGCCGTGTCCGGCGTCTCCGACGCCTCCCGGCGTCGCGCCGCGGCGCTGCTGCCCGGCGTGCCCGTCACGACGCCTGCGGAGGTGCTCGCCCGCGCCGAGCTCGTCCTGCTGACCGTGCCCGACGACGCCCTGCCCGACCTGGTCGCGGGGCTCGCCCGGACCGGTGCCGTGCGCCCCGGCCAGCTGCTGGTGCACACGTCCGGCCGGCACGGCACCGCCGTCCTCGACCCGGCCACCCGCGCCGGCGGTCTGCCGCTGGCCCTGCACCCCGCCATGACCTTCACCGGCACCCCCGTCGACGTCCAGCGGCTGGCCGGCTGCTCCTTCGGCGTCACCGCCCCGCAGGAACTGCGGCTGGCGGCGGAGGCCCTGGTCATCGAGATGGGCGGCGAGCCCGAGTGGATCGAGGAGGCCGCCCGCCCGCTCTACCACGCGGCCCTCGCCCTCGGCGCCAACCACCTCGTCACGCTGGTGGCCCAGGCCATGGAGGTGCTGCGCACGGCCGGTGTCGAGAACCCCGCCCGCATGCTCGGCCCCCTCCTCGGCGCCGCCCTCGACAACGCCCTGCGCAGCGGCGACGCCGCCCTGACCGGCCCGGTGGCCCGCGGCGACGCCGGCACCGTCGCCGCGCACATCACGGAGCTGCGCAGCCACGCCCCCCAGGCCGTCGCCGGCTACCTGGCCATGGCCCGTACGACCGCGGACCGCGCCCTCGCGCACGGCCTGCTCAAGCCGGAACTGGCGGAGGACCTGCTCGGTGTCCTCGCGGACGGAGGCAACCAGTGA
- a CDS encoding sensor histidine kinase, which produces MQRLYDFLRRHPTGVDSFWALLLLGISGLSIAEGAGSGSRAVLVLTTLTLCLVIALRRRFPEKMLLLATAAGLVQLACDISANVADFAMLVIIYTVASGGTRWASRYALVGGLAAPAIASLRWPDGHQSVGQAIVATAFVTVPFVLAWVLGDSVRTRRAYWAQLEEKARRLEKEREQQAQIAVTAERARIARELHDVVAHNVSVMVVQADGAAYVLDASPEQAKQALETISGTGRQALAEMRRLLGVLRTEEGGEGGSYVPQPDVEQIGELVEQVRGAGLPVDFQVEGAPRPLPSGVELTAYRIVQEALTNTRKHGGPDVGASVRLTYFDDGLGLLVEDDGRGAQHELYESGGADGMGHGMIGMRERVGMVGGTLDAGPRPGGGFRISALLPIKPGGR; this is translated from the coding sequence GTGCAGCGCCTCTACGACTTCCTCCGCAGACACCCCACGGGTGTGGACAGCTTCTGGGCCCTCCTGCTGCTGGGCATCAGCGGGCTGTCCATCGCCGAGGGCGCGGGGTCGGGGTCGAGGGCCGTGCTCGTGCTGACCACGCTCACGCTGTGCTTGGTGATCGCCCTGCGCCGGCGCTTCCCGGAGAAGATGCTGCTGCTGGCGACGGCGGCCGGGCTGGTGCAGCTGGCGTGCGACATCAGCGCGAACGTCGCGGACTTCGCCATGCTCGTGATCATCTACACCGTGGCGTCCGGCGGCACCCGCTGGGCCTCCCGGTACGCGCTGGTGGGCGGCCTGGCCGCACCGGCGATCGCGAGCCTGCGCTGGCCGGACGGCCACCAGAGCGTGGGGCAGGCCATCGTCGCGACGGCCTTCGTCACCGTTCCCTTCGTCCTGGCCTGGGTGCTCGGCGACTCGGTGCGCACCCGCCGCGCCTACTGGGCCCAGCTGGAGGAGAAGGCCCGGCGGCTGGAGAAGGAGCGCGAGCAGCAGGCGCAGATCGCGGTCACGGCCGAGCGGGCGCGCATCGCCCGCGAGCTGCACGACGTCGTCGCGCACAACGTGTCGGTGATGGTGGTGCAGGCGGACGGTGCCGCCTACGTCCTGGACGCTTCGCCCGAGCAGGCCAAGCAGGCGCTGGAGACGATCTCCGGCACCGGCCGGCAGGCCCTGGCCGAGATGCGCCGCCTGCTGGGCGTGCTGCGCACCGAGGAGGGCGGCGAGGGCGGCAGTTACGTCCCACAGCCCGACGTCGAGCAGATCGGCGAGCTGGTCGAGCAGGTGCGCGGCGCGGGACTGCCGGTGGACTTCCAGGTCGAGGGCGCGCCGCGGCCGCTGCCGAGCGGCGTGGAGCTGACCGCCTACCGCATCGTGCAGGAGGCGCTGACCAACACCCGCAAGCACGGCGGTCCGGACGTGGGCGCCAGCGTGCGGCTCACCTATTTCGACGACGGCCTGGGGCTGCTCGTCGAGGACGACGGCCGGGGCGCGCAGCACGAGCTGTACGAGTCGGGAGGCGCGGACGGCATGGGGCACGGCATGATCGGGATGCGCGAGCGCGTCGGCATGGTGGGGGGCACCCTGGACGCGGGGCCGCGGCCCGGCGGCGGGTTCCGGATCAGCGCGCTGCTGCCGATCAAGCCCGGTGGCCGCTGA
- the panC gene encoding pantoate--beta-alanine ligase: protein MTIQLSREAAELHALPRGGRRAVVMTMGALHEGHATLVREARRLAGEDGQVVVTVFVNPLQFGPGEDLDRYPRTLEADLLIAERAGADVVFAPSVEEVYPGGEPQVRVTAGPMGERLEGASRPGHFDGMLTVVAKLLHLTLPDLALFGQKDAQQLALIRRMVRDLNFPVEIVGVPTVREGDNLALSSRNRYLSDADRATALEISRALLTAADAAEKGAAPVRRSARAVLDDAAGMEPPLRLDYVALVDPADFTEVPDDYTGEAVLAVAAKVGATRLIDNLPLTVGAAR, encoded by the coding sequence GTGACCATCCAGCTCAGCCGCGAGGCCGCGGAGCTGCACGCCCTCCCGCGCGGCGGCCGCCGCGCCGTCGTGATGACCATGGGCGCCCTGCACGAGGGGCACGCCACGCTCGTCCGCGAGGCGCGCCGGCTGGCGGGGGAGGACGGCCAGGTCGTCGTCACCGTCTTCGTCAACCCGCTCCAGTTCGGCCCCGGCGAGGACCTCGACCGCTACCCGCGCACCCTCGAAGCCGATCTGCTGATCGCCGAGCGGGCCGGCGCCGACGTCGTCTTCGCCCCCTCCGTCGAGGAGGTCTACCCCGGCGGCGAGCCCCAGGTCCGCGTCACCGCGGGCCCGATGGGCGAGCGGCTGGAGGGCGCCTCCCGCCCCGGCCACTTCGACGGCATGCTCACCGTCGTCGCCAAGCTGCTGCACCTCACGCTGCCGGACCTCGCCCTCTTCGGGCAGAAGGACGCCCAGCAGCTCGCCCTGATCCGGCGCATGGTGCGCGACCTCAACTTCCCCGTCGAGATCGTCGGCGTCCCCACGGTCCGCGAGGGCGACAACCTCGCCCTGTCGAGCCGCAACCGCTACCTGTCGGACGCCGACCGGGCCACGGCGCTGGAGATCTCCCGCGCCCTGCTGACCGCCGCGGACGCCGCCGAGAAGGGCGCGGCGCCCGTCCGCCGCTCCGCCCGCGCGGTCCTCGACGACGCGGCGGGCATGGAGCCGCCGCTGCGCCTCGACTACGTGGCGCTCGTCGACCCCGCCGACTTCACCGAGGTCCCCGACGACTACACCGGCGAGGCCGTCCTCGCCGTCGCGGCCAAGGTGGGCGCCACCCGTTTGATCGACAACCTTCCCCTCACCGTGGGAGCCGCACGATGA
- a CDS encoding ABC transporter ATP-binding protein codes for MIRFEHVTKRYADGTTAVDDLSFEVAEGELVTLVGPSGCGKTTTMKMVNRLIEPTSGRILVDGEDIATVDPVRLRRRIGYVIQQVGLFPHKTVLENTAAVPHLLGWQRKRARERAAELLDLVGLDPSVYGDRYPDQLSGGQRQRVGVARALAADPPVLLMDEPFGAVDPVVREHLQTEFLRLQSQVRKTVLFVTHDIEEAVRLGDRIAVYGNGRIEQLDAPAAVLGAPATPYVADFVGADRGLKRLSVTTIEAGDLEQPPVVHLDDRLSEAAERLDLEGARWAVVLDDSDRLHGWISAEAAQAAAGAGAVRVRDRARRMDAWLPLGASLKQAFSTMLQHDAGWIAVLDGESADHFLGVLTPARLHEALRRSIEADARGRSRSEAQVETVPGL; via the coding sequence ATGATCCGATTCGAGCATGTGACCAAGCGGTACGCCGACGGCACGACGGCCGTGGACGACCTGTCCTTCGAGGTGGCCGAGGGTGAGCTGGTCACGCTCGTGGGGCCGTCCGGCTGTGGCAAGACCACCACGATGAAGATGGTCAACCGGCTGATCGAGCCGACCAGCGGCCGCATCCTGGTCGACGGCGAGGACATCGCCACCGTCGACCCCGTCCGGTTGCGGCGCCGCATCGGCTACGTGATCCAGCAGGTCGGCCTGTTCCCGCACAAGACGGTGCTGGAGAACACCGCGGCCGTGCCGCACCTGCTGGGCTGGCAGCGCAAGCGGGCGCGCGAGCGGGCGGCCGAGCTCCTCGACCTCGTCGGGCTCGACCCCTCCGTCTACGGCGACCGCTACCCCGACCAGCTCTCCGGTGGCCAGCGCCAGCGTGTCGGCGTGGCCCGGGCGCTCGCCGCCGACCCGCCCGTACTCCTGATGGACGAACCGTTCGGAGCCGTCGACCCGGTCGTGCGCGAGCACCTCCAGACGGAGTTCCTGCGCCTTCAGTCGCAGGTGCGCAAGACGGTGCTGTTCGTCACCCACGACATCGAGGAGGCCGTTCGACTGGGCGACCGGATCGCGGTCTACGGGAACGGCCGGATCGAACAGTTGGACGCCCCCGCGGCGGTGCTCGGTGCGCCCGCCACCCCCTACGTCGCCGACTTCGTCGGGGCCGACCGGGGCCTGAAGCGCCTGTCGGTGACGACCATCGAGGCCGGCGACCTCGAACAGCCTCCGGTCGTGCACCTCGACGACCGGCTGTCCGAGGCGGCCGAACGGCTCGACCTGGAGGGCGCGCGCTGGGCGGTGGTCCTGGACGACTCGGACCGCCTCCACGGATGGATCTCGGCCGAGGCCGCCCAGGCCGCCGCCGGAGCCGGCGCGGTACGGGTCCGCGACCGCGCCCGCCGCATGGACGCGTGGCTTCCGCTGGGTGCGTCGCTCAAGCAGGCGTTCAGCACGATGCTCCAGCACGACGCGGGCTGGATCGCCGTCCTGGACGGCGAGTCGGCGGACCACTTCCTGGGCGTGCTCACACCGGCGCGCCTGCACGAGGCGCTGCGGCGCTCGATCGAGGCGGACGCGCGGGGCCGCTCGCGCAGCGAGGCACAGGTGGAGACGGTGCCGG
- a CDS encoding ABC transporter permease: MAHQNCLITNDWICGAYVRTRSQELTDATLQHIGITLASVAIGLLVAFPLALVARRWKVVAGPVLGATTVLYTVPSLAMFSLLVPVFGLSAAVVVTGLVLYSLTVLVRNILAGLAAVPEETREAARGMGYGPVRLLFGVELPLALPAVMAGLRITTVSTVSLTTVGAIIGYGGLGNLLYDGMRSYFKAQVLTASVLCVALAVLADLALLLVQRLLTPWTRTRRRAGKRGRVVVEKAVAA, from the coding sequence ATGGCGCATCAGAACTGCCTGATCACCAACGACTGGATCTGCGGCGCGTACGTCCGGACGCGAAGTCAGGAGCTCACGGACGCCACGCTCCAGCACATCGGCATCACCCTCGCGTCGGTGGCCATCGGGCTGCTCGTCGCCTTTCCCCTCGCGCTGGTGGCCCGCAGATGGAAGGTCGTGGCGGGGCCGGTCCTCGGCGCGACCACCGTCCTCTACACGGTGCCGTCGCTGGCGATGTTCTCCCTGCTGGTCCCGGTCTTCGGGCTGTCGGCTGCGGTCGTGGTGACCGGCCTGGTGCTGTATTCGCTGACGGTCCTCGTACGGAACATCCTGGCCGGCCTCGCCGCCGTTCCGGAGGAGACCCGCGAGGCCGCGCGCGGCATGGGCTACGGTCCGGTGAGACTCCTCTTCGGGGTGGAACTGCCCCTGGCCCTGCCGGCCGTGATGGCCGGTCTGCGCATCACCACGGTCTCGACCGTCTCGCTCACCACGGTCGGGGCCATCATCGGCTACGGCGGCCTGGGCAATCTGCTGTATGACGGCATGCGCAGCTATTTCAAGGCGCAGGTCCTCACGGCGTCCGTGCTGTGCGTGGCGCTCGCCGTCCTGGCCGACCTGGCGCTGCTGCTCGTGCAGCGGCTGCTGACGCCGTGGACGCGGACCAGGCGCCGCGCGGGGAAGCGCGGTCGCGTGGTCGTGGAGAAGGCGGTGGCCGCCTGA
- a CDS encoding SAM-dependent methyltransferase: MASGTRTWREAAQAALYGPDGFYRRPEGPAGHFRTSVHASPLYARAVADLLCRVDAALGHPAELAFTDMGAGRGELVTGVLAHCPAELTERLRPYAVEIAARPAGLDPRVIWLDTPPDGVTGLFFANEWLDNVPLDVAEADGDGTARQVLVRPDGEELLGDPVAGEDAAWLAGWWPLEGAPPGSRAEIGRPRDAAWAGAVAGLRAGLAVAVDYAHARASRPPMGTLTGFRDGREVRPVPDGSCDITAHVALDACAAAGADHGPAGSLISQREALRALGVDGGRPPLSLASTDPVAYVRALGRAGEAAELTAPGGLGGFGWLLQPVGAACADLVADGPAGPPSEGRDPEG; this comes from the coding sequence ATGGCAAGCGGAACGAGAACCTGGCGGGAGGCGGCGCAGGCCGCCCTGTACGGACCCGACGGCTTCTACCGCCGCCCTGAGGGCCCCGCCGGTCACTTCCGTACGTCCGTCCACGCCTCGCCCCTCTACGCCAGGGCCGTGGCGGACCTGCTGTGCCGCGTGGACGCCGCCCTCGGGCACCCGGCGGAGCTGGCGTTCACCGATATGGGTGCGGGGCGCGGGGAACTGGTCACCGGGGTGCTGGCGCACTGCCCCGCGGAGTTGACGGAACGGCTGCGTCCGTACGCCGTGGAGATCGCCGCCCGGCCGGCCGGGCTCGATCCCCGGGTGATCTGGCTGGACACCCCGCCCGACGGGGTCACCGGCCTGTTCTTCGCCAACGAGTGGCTGGACAACGTCCCCCTCGACGTCGCGGAGGCGGACGGCGACGGCACCGCCCGCCAGGTGCTCGTGCGACCGGACGGCGAGGAGCTGCTGGGTGACCCGGTGGCCGGCGAGGACGCCGCGTGGCTGGCCGGCTGGTGGCCGCTGGAGGGAGCGCCCCCCGGCTCCCGCGCCGAGATCGGCCGGCCGCGCGACGCCGCGTGGGCCGGGGCCGTCGCGGGACTGCGGGCCGGACTGGCCGTGGCGGTGGACTACGCGCACGCGCGCGCGTCCCGTCCGCCCATGGGCACCCTCACGGGCTTCCGCGACGGCCGTGAGGTGCGGCCCGTACCGGACGGCTCCTGCGACATCACCGCCCACGTCGCCCTGGACGCCTGCGCGGCGGCGGGCGCGGACCACGGCCCGGCCGGCTCACTGATCAGCCAGCGCGAGGCCCTCCGCGCCCTCGGCGTGGACGGCGGCCGCCCGCCACTCTCGCTCGCCTCGACCGACCCCGTGGCCTACGTACGGGCGCTGGGCCGGGCCGGCGAGGCCGCCGAGCTGACGGCCCCCGGCGGGCTCGGCGGCTTCGGCTGGCTGCTCCAGCCCGTGGGCGCGGCCTGCGCGGACCTGGTGGCGGACGGCCCTGCCGGGCCGCCCTCGGAAGGCCGGGACCCGGAAGGCTGA
- a CDS encoding DUF5937 family protein, with translation MSVTIDIAGLPPERLVFRPSPLLELCTALHALAEPGHHPGLHGWTTATSSALKPELADRLCEADFLWTSTFSDIALPFAALPDTQGQPGATLAEDLDMLDRLSDELFVDAAMEISCTSRYGSGAPSPLVDAEAREQALERATARGPRPLSFAKRLLDDPPAVRAWMRRLFEDCAEAFFHDIWQRVRVQLAADARHKTEVLRHKGLAEALAEVSSAVTLADDGSRIHVDKLGSGRTTALDPAVGPGVTFVPSSFGWPHLWVLHARSWRPVVHYPVAAPELPGPRSLDLLTLRLEALSHPMRIRMCRYLARASYTTGELAAAHDISAPEVSRHIAVMKKAGLVTTRRRGRYVMHQLDVTVVARLGSDFLEGVLR, from the coding sequence ATGAGCGTGACGATCGACATCGCAGGGCTGCCGCCCGAGCGCCTGGTGTTCCGCCCCTCCCCCCTGCTGGAGCTGTGCACCGCGCTGCACGCCCTGGCCGAACCGGGGCACCACCCCGGCCTGCACGGCTGGACCACCGCGACGAGCTCGGCCCTCAAGCCCGAGCTCGCGGACCGGCTGTGCGAGGCGGACTTCCTGTGGACGTCCACGTTCTCCGACATCGCGCTGCCGTTCGCGGCGCTGCCCGACACCCAGGGCCAGCCGGGCGCCACGCTCGCCGAGGACCTGGACATGCTGGACCGGCTGAGCGACGAGCTGTTCGTCGACGCCGCCATGGAGATCTCCTGCACGAGCCGCTACGGCAGCGGCGCCCCGTCGCCCCTCGTCGACGCCGAGGCCCGGGAGCAGGCACTCGAACGGGCCACGGCGCGCGGCCCCCGCCCGCTGTCGTTCGCCAAGCGGCTGCTGGACGACCCGCCCGCCGTACGGGCCTGGATGCGCCGCCTGTTCGAGGACTGCGCGGAGGCGTTCTTCCACGACATCTGGCAGCGTGTGCGCGTCCAGCTCGCCGCCGACGCCCGGCACAAGACCGAGGTGCTGCGGCACAAGGGCCTGGCCGAGGCGCTGGCCGAGGTGTCGTCCGCCGTGACGCTGGCGGACGACGGGTCCCGCATCCACGTCGACAAGCTCGGCAGCGGCCGGACGACCGCACTCGACCCGGCGGTCGGCCCGGGCGTCACGTTCGTCCCGTCCTCGTTCGGCTGGCCCCACCTGTGGGTGCTGCACGCCCGCAGCTGGCGCCCCGTCGTCCACTACCCCGTCGCCGCCCCCGAGCTGCCCGGACCCCGCTCCCTCGACCTGCTGACGCTGCGCCTGGAGGCCCTGTCCCACCCGATGCGCATCCGCATGTGCCGCTACCTGGCGCGGGCGTCCTACACCACCGGCGAGCTGGCGGCCGCGCACGACATCAGCGCGCCCGAGGTGTCCCGGCACATCGCGGTCATGAAGAAGGCCGGCCTGGTCACCACGCGCCGGCGCGGCCGGTACGTCATGCACCAGCTGGACGTGACCGTGGTGGCCCGGCTCGGCAGCGACTTCCTGGAGGGCGTGCTGCGCTGA
- a CDS encoding NADH-quinone oxidoreductase subunit D, translated as MTETTVGIGGAAESTDMVLNIGPQHPSTHGVLRLRLVLDGERVTEAEPVIGYMHRGAEKLFEARDYRQIIMLANRHDWLSAFSNELGVVIAVERMLGMEVPERAVWTRTLLAELNRVLNHLMFLGSYPLELGGITPVFHAFHEREELQTVMEEVSGGRMHYMFNRVGGLKEDLPAGWLGRARHAVAEVRSRMDVYDRLVLGNEIFRGRTRGVGVLSPEAVHAYGVSGPIARASGVDFDLRRDEPYLAYGELGDVLKVVTREEGDCLARFECLLEQTHNALDLADACLDRMAELPPGPINQRLPKVLKAPEGATYVWTENPLGLNGYYLVSKGDKTPYRLKLRSASFNNIQALTELLPGTLVADMVAILGSLFFVVGDIDK; from the coding sequence ATGACGGAGACGACAGTCGGCATCGGCGGTGCGGCGGAGAGCACGGACATGGTGCTCAACATCGGGCCTCAGCACCCGTCCACCCACGGTGTGCTGCGGCTGCGCCTCGTTCTGGACGGCGAGCGGGTCACCGAGGCCGAGCCGGTCATCGGGTACATGCACCGGGGCGCGGAGAAGCTGTTCGAGGCCCGCGACTACCGGCAGATCATCATGCTCGCCAACCGCCACGACTGGCTGTCGGCGTTCTCCAACGAGCTGGGCGTCGTCATCGCCGTCGAGCGGATGCTGGGCATGGAGGTGCCCGAGCGCGCGGTGTGGACCCGCACGCTGCTGGCCGAGCTCAACCGGGTCCTCAACCACCTCATGTTCCTCGGCTCGTACCCCCTGGAGCTCGGCGGCATCACCCCCGTCTTCCACGCCTTCCACGAGCGGGAGGAGCTGCAGACGGTCATGGAGGAGGTCTCCGGCGGCCGGATGCACTACATGTTCAACCGCGTCGGCGGCCTCAAGGAGGACCTCCCGGCCGGCTGGCTCGGCCGGGCCCGGCACGCGGTCGCCGAGGTCCGCTCGCGGATGGACGTCTACGACCGGCTCGTGCTCGGCAACGAGATCTTCCGCGGCCGTACGCGCGGCGTCGGCGTCCTGTCCCCGGAGGCCGTGCACGCCTACGGCGTGAGCGGCCCGATCGCCCGCGCGTCCGGCGTGGACTTCGACCTGCGGCGCGACGAGCCGTACCTGGCGTACGGCGAGCTGGGCGACGTCCTGAAGGTCGTCACGCGCGAGGAGGGCGACTGCCTGGCCCGCTTCGAGTGCCTCCTGGAGCAGACCCACAACGCGCTGGACCTGGCGGACGCCTGCCTGGACCGGATGGCCGAGCTGCCGCCCGGCCCGATCAACCAGCGCCTGCCCAAGGTCCTCAAGGCCCCCGAGGGCGCGACCTACGTCTGGACCGAGAACCCGCTGGGCCTCAACGGCTACTACCTGGTCTCGAAGGGCGACAAGACGCCCTACCGCCTCAAGCTGCGCTCGGCTTCCTTCAACAACATCCAGGCCCTGACCGAACTCCTGCCGGGCACGCTGGTGGCCGACATGGTCGCGATCCTGGGCTCGCTGTTCTTCGTCGTGGGCGACATCGACAAATAA
- a CDS encoding ABC transporter permease: protein MGVIERTWDWLTTGAHWSGTDGVWHRLGEHLFLTAVCLLISCAIALPVAVLLGHVGKGGALAVNISNVGRAVPTFAVLVLLLLSPLGTHGSWPTVIALVLFAIPPLLTNAYVGMREVDRDMIEAARGMGMTGGQVIARVELPLAFPLIVTGVRSAAVQVVATTTLAALAGGGGLGRIITAGFRLTDTAQVVSGALLVAGLALLVEGAFVLLQRLLDPMRRPRPKAAAAPGTAPA, encoded by the coding sequence ATGGGAGTCATCGAGCGCACCTGGGACTGGCTCACCACCGGCGCCCACTGGTCCGGCACCGACGGCGTGTGGCACCGGCTCGGCGAGCACCTGTTCCTGACCGCCGTCTGCCTGCTCATCTCCTGTGCGATCGCGTTGCCCGTCGCCGTGCTCCTCGGGCACGTGGGCAAGGGCGGCGCCCTCGCGGTGAACATCTCCAACGTGGGGCGGGCGGTGCCGACCTTCGCGGTGCTGGTGCTGCTCCTGCTCAGCCCGCTGGGCACGCATGGCTCCTGGCCCACCGTCATCGCGCTGGTGCTCTTCGCGATACCCCCGCTGCTGACCAACGCCTATGTCGGCATGCGCGAGGTCGACCGGGACATGATCGAGGCGGCCCGGGGCATGGGCATGACGGGCGGTCAGGTGATCGCCCGGGTGGAGCTTCCGCTGGCCTTCCCCCTGATCGTCACGGGTGTCCGGTCCGCCGCCGTCCAGGTGGTGGCCACCACCACGCTCGCCGCGCTCGCCGGCGGGGGCGGCCTCGGCCGGATCATCACGGCCGGCTTCCGGCTGACCGACACCGCGCAGGTGGTGTCCGGTGCCCTGCTGGTGGCCGGGCTCGCGCTGCTGGTCGAGGGCGCGTTCGTCCTGCTGCAACGGCTGCTCGACCCGATGCGCCGGCCGCGGCCCAAGGCGGCCGCCGCCCCGGGCACGGCGCCGGCCTGA
- a CDS encoding ABC transporter substrate-binding protein, whose amino-acid sequence MTRSTRRARTPRALLAVAGVGVLTAGLSACGGDSLEKSGGRADGGGKGSLVVGSASFTESKVLAEIYAALLRDAGYSTSIKTVDARELYEPAMERGEIDVVPEYAATLAEFLNKHQNGKDAPPVASADADTTVKALRKLAEPRGLKVLDPGRAVDQNAFAVTSDFATEHQLKTLSDLGKSKVGVKLAAGDECSQRPFCRPGLEKTYGIDVTGLDPLEVGSPQAKQAVKDGKDQLLLTTTTDATLEQFGLVLLKDDKDLQNSDNVLPVVNAKKAGTEEIAYALGKLNRVLTTADLTELNKKVDAERLKPADVAARYLKQKRLVGKR is encoded by the coding sequence ATGACCCGCAGCACGCGCCGAGCGCGCACCCCCCGCGCCCTGCTGGCGGTGGCCGGCGTCGGTGTCTTGACGGCGGGCCTCAGCGCGTGCGGCGGCGACAGCCTGGAGAAGTCCGGCGGGCGCGCCGACGGTGGCGGCAAGGGCTCGCTGGTCGTCGGGTCGGCGTCGTTCACCGAGTCCAAGGTGCTGGCGGAGATATACGCGGCCCTGCTGCGGGACGCCGGATATTCCACGTCGATCAAGACCGTCGACGCGCGGGAACTGTATGAACCGGCGATGGAGAGGGGCGAGATCGATGTCGTTCCCGAGTACGCGGCGACGCTCGCCGAATTCCTGAACAAGCACCAGAACGGGAAGGACGCCCCGCCCGTCGCGTCGGCCGATGCCGACACCACCGTCAAGGCCCTTCGGAAACTGGCCGAGCCGCGCGGTCTGAAGGTCCTCGACCCCGGCCGGGCGGTCGATCAGAACGCCTTCGCCGTGACCTCCGACTTCGCGACGGAACACCAGCTCAAGACCCTTTCCGACCTGGGAAAGTCGAAGGTGGGGGTGAAGCTCGCGGCGGGCGACGAATGTTCGCAGCGCCCCTTCTGCCGCCCCGGCCTGGAGAAGACGTACGGCATCGACGTCACCGGCCTCGACCCGCTGGAGGTCGGCAGCCCGCAGGCGAAGCAGGCGGTCAAGGACGGCAAGGACCAGCTGCTGCTGACCACCACGACGGACGCCACCCTCGAACAGTTCGGGCTGGTGCTGCTCAAGGACGACAAGGACCTTCAGAACTCCGACAACGTCCTGCCGGTGGTGAATGCGAAGAAGGCCGGCACGGAGGAGATCGCCTATGCCCTCGGCAAGCTCAACAGGGTGTTGACCACGGCGGATCTCACCGAACTCAACAAGAAGGTCGACGCGGAGCGGCTCAAGCCCGCCGATGTCGCCGCCCGCTACCTCAAGCAGAAGAGGCTTGTGGGGAAGCGGTGA
- a CDS encoding response regulator: MAIRVMLVDDQVLLRTGFRMVLAAQPDMEVVAEAGDGAEALEVLAGTAVDVVLMDVRMPRLDGVEATRRICAQDDPPKVLILTTFDLDEYAFSALKVGASGFMLKDVPPAELLGAIRSVHSGDAVVAPSTTRRLLDRFTPMLPSAGNEPTSAELGRLTEREREVMLLVAQGLSNGEIAARLVLSEATVKTHVGRILTKLGLRDRVQVVVMAYESGLVRAGGGGPMR; the protein is encoded by the coding sequence ATGGCGATCCGCGTGATGCTCGTCGACGACCAGGTGCTGCTGCGCACCGGCTTCCGCATGGTGCTGGCCGCCCAGCCCGACATGGAGGTCGTCGCCGAGGCGGGGGACGGCGCCGAGGCGCTGGAGGTGCTGGCCGGCACCGCCGTGGACGTCGTCCTGATGGACGTCCGCATGCCCCGGCTGGACGGCGTGGAGGCGACGCGCCGCATCTGCGCCCAGGACGATCCGCCGAAGGTGCTGATCCTGACCACGTTCGACCTCGACGAGTACGCCTTCTCCGCGCTCAAGGTCGGGGCCAGCGGCTTCATGCTCAAGGACGTGCCGCCGGCCGAGCTGCTGGGCGCGATCAGGTCCGTGCACAGCGGCGACGCGGTGGTGGCCCCCAGCACCACGCGACGGCTGCTGGACCGCTTCACGCCGATGCTGCCGAGCGCCGGGAACGAGCCGACCAGCGCGGAGCTGGGCCGGCTCACCGAACGGGAGCGCGAGGTGATGCTGCTGGTCGCCCAGGGGCTGTCGAACGGCGAGATCGCGGCACGGCTGGTGCTGTCGGAGGCGACGGTGAAGACCCACGTGGGGCGGATCCTCACCAAGCTGGGGCTGCGGGACCGGGTGCAGGTGGTGGTGATGGCCTACGAGAGCGGCCTCGTGCGCGCCGGCGGCGGCGGGCCGATGCGCTAG